TAACGCTCAGCAGCTGCGGCCCCATTCCCTTTCCGAGGGCGGCGCCCTCCACGAGGCCGGGAACCTCAACGAGCTGTATCTGAACGTCCCTGTGGTGCATCATTCCTGGGATGGGCTCGACGGTGGTGAAGGCGTAATCCGCGACGTCGGCGTCGACGTTTGTGAGTGCCTTCATAAGGGAGCTCTTTCCAACGTTCGGGAGGCCAGCGAGGACTATCTGTGCCGCGCCCTCTTTCCTGACGCTCAGCGATGGGCCGCCACCGCCCTTCTTCATCTGCCGCTGCTTCTCCAGCTCCTTCCTCAGCTCGGCGAGCTTTCGCTTTATCTGGAGTCTGAGCTTTTCCGTTCCCTTGTGCTTGGGGACGGTGGCGTACATCTTCTCAAGGGCGCGTATCTTTTCGGGAATCGTCCTGGCGTTCCTGTACTCCTCCTCCGCCGCGAGGTATTCCGCTGTCACGTTCGTTGGCATCGCTGACCCTCCCAGAACTTCTAGAGGTAAAAGGTGAGCGGCGTTTTATAAAAGTATGGTTCTCCAAAATCGGCAAGTTTATATAACCTTTCGAAAATTTTTTACCGGCGGTGATGCTCATGCGAATGGGTTTGGACGAGACTGACAAGAAAATCCTCTCCATCCTCCAGAAGAACAGCAGAACGCCCCTGAGGGAGATTTCCAAGGAGGTCGGGCTGGCGGAGTCAACGGTCTACGAGAGGATCAAGAAACTGAAGGATCGGGGCATAATAAGGAAGTTCACGGTCATACTTGACCCCGACTCCCTCGGTTTCCAGATCCTGGCGTTCATCCTCATAAAATCCAAGGCCGGTATGTACGCTCACGTCGCCAACGAGCTCAAGCAGCACCCCCAGATCGTCGAGATATACGAGACCACCGGCGACTACGACATGCTGGTCAAAATCCGAACCGGCGGGAGCGACGAGCTCAACGAGTTTCTCGACACCATCGGTGAGATCGACGGCGTAGTGGCAACCCATACCATGGTCGTCCTCAAGATACACAAGGAGACCACGGAGCTTCCTCTCTGACCGTTTCTGCCCAAAAATCCTTATAAGTGCCCCCTTTCTATTTTCTCCAAGCGTTTGAGTGGGGGTGTTCGGCATGAGGGTGCTGTTTCTCAGTGCGGACGAGTTCGAAGACCTGGAGCTTATATACCCCCTCCACAGGCTCAAGGAGGAGGGACACGAGGTCTATGTGGCGAGCTTTGAGAGGGGGAGACTAACCGGCAAGCACGGCTATTCCGTGAACGTTGACTTGGCCTTTGACGAGGTCGACCCGGACGAGTTCGACGCCCTCGTCCTGCCCGGGGGAAAGGCGCCTGAGATAGTCCGGCTCAACGAGAAGGCAGTTGAGATAACCAGGAAGATGTTCGAGGCCGGAAAGCCGGTGGCGAGCATCTGCCACGGCCCGCAGATACTCATCTCGGCGGGCGTACTGAAGGGCAGGAAGGGAACGAGCACGGTAACCATCAGGGACGACGTGAGAAACGCCGGGGCCGAGTGGGTGGACGAGCCGGTGGTCGTTGACGGCAACTGGGTGAGCTCAAGGCACCCCGGCGACCTCTACGCCTGGATGAGGGAGTTTGTTAAGCTCCTCCGCTGACCTTCGGCTTTTCTTTTAACGGTTGGGGGATGAGTTTTTAAGCTCCCCGGGTTTCTCTCTCTTGGTGAGAATCATGACGGAGAAACTCATACGTTCAGGGGAGAACAGAATCCTCCTCGGTGTACTCGGCGGCATAGCCGAGCACCTCAACGTTGACCCCACCCTTGTAAGGCTGATCTTCGTGGTTCTTCTGGTGTTCAACCCCGTCGCCATGACATTGCTCTACTTCCTTGCGGCGCTCATAATACCCGAGGAGGGCGAAGAGGCTGAGGAACCCCTGGCAGACAGGCTCGGAAACCTGGTGGACGAGACGGGGGAAAGGCTGGGGGAGGTCTTCTCCGGAAACGAAAACTCGAAGGCAATCGCCCTCCTGCTGATAGTGCTGGGCGCAATACTGCTGGCCGGCCCCTTCATGCCGTTCCTCCTGCCTGCGGTGGACTTCAGAACCCTGCTGGCGGTGGCCTTCCTCGTTATGGGAATAATACTCCTCATGAGGGGTGATTGAGATGAGAACCTTTGGCTTGATTCTGGTTTTCCTTGGCTTCCTCCTGCTCCTCAAGGAATTTCAGCCGGCCTTCCTCGACTGGCTCAGGCCGTACGCACCTTACATAAAGGACGCCTTCTGGG
The sequence above is drawn from the Thermococcus sp. JdF3 genome and encodes:
- a CDS encoding PspC domain-containing protein, coding for MTEKLIRSGENRILLGVLGGIAEHLNVDPTLVRLIFVVLLVFNPVAMTLLYFLAALIIPEEGEEAEEPLADRLGNLVDETGERLGEVFSGNENSKAIALLLIVLGAILLAGPFMPFLLPAVDFRTLLAVAFLVMGIILLMRGD
- the pfpI gene encoding deglycase PfpI, with the protein product MRVLFLSADEFEDLELIYPLHRLKEEGHEVYVASFERGRLTGKHGYSVNVDLAFDEVDPDEFDALVLPGGKAPEIVRLNEKAVEITRKMFEAGKPVASICHGPQILISAGVLKGRKGTSTVTIRDDVRNAGAEWVDEPVVVDGNWVSSRHPGDLYAWMREFVKLLR
- a CDS encoding Lrp/AsnC family transcriptional regulator — encoded protein: MRMGLDETDKKILSILQKNSRTPLREISKEVGLAESTVYERIKKLKDRGIIRKFTVILDPDSLGFQILAFILIKSKAGMYAHVANELKQHPQIVEIYETTGDYDMLVKIRTGGSDELNEFLDTIGEIDGVVATHTMVVLKIHKETTELPL